From Procambarus clarkii isolate CNS0578487 chromosome 49, FALCON_Pclarkii_2.0, whole genome shotgun sequence, a single genomic window includes:
- the LOC123763217 gene encoding LOW QUALITY PROTEIN: transcription activator BRG1 (The sequence of the model RefSeq protein was modified relative to this genomic sequence to represent the inferred CDS: inserted 1 base in 1 codon), translating into MSAQSPNPGSAASPMGPPQQSLSPMPPPQATSPAVGPPQAPSPMGPPQAPSPMGPPVMSPGPGVPPTQQGPPGGPGMSPQGGPSPHHSYPQGPQGGQGWPQTAGSYPNSYPPQPQSQQGSSMGPNSHHPSQGPPGGPSGGGLPPPSGGGPNGPSPSGGSFQQENLNALQKAINTMEDKGLQNDPRYTDLVNMRAKYGNMNMGPPPPGSGSTSGGSVPPGPPSGPGYGPPGAGVPDAQRAGLLNPSQMHQLRAQIMAYRCIARNQPVPSHVSALAQGRRAEQDPTRPPGPGLPGPQGPPSGPPSGPPTGPPAGPPTGPPTGPPTGPPTGPPGVQGPPGPPGPPGPPSMQYPRHPGPMPGVRPPYNGTGPSQTPPPPSGVMSSQPVPTGPVPGTTPRPQVPPAAVGTTPVPTAGGKTSRVTPITKPSGVDPLILLQERENRLAARIAHRIEELSGLPATMAEDLKTKAQIELRALRLLNFQRQLRAEVVSCNRKDTTLETAINIKAYKRTKRQGLREARITEKLEKQQKLEAERKKRQKHQEYLNAVLQHGRELKEFHRQNNQKISKLNKSLILHHMNAEREKQKEQERIEKERLRRLMLEDEEGYRKLIDEKKDKRLAYLLTQTDEFIANLTEMVKAHKEDQRLKHREERKKAREERRRAREAIADNGEEGDNQKRHIPVMESATGAIVCGLQAPLEENLEAFLTANPGWEILPEEDTESSDEDESKVEKEKVKEPEYEDGNPREVVFKKAKVEDDEYKDASGEKNYYSIAHTIKETVTEQAKMMVNGLLKEYQVKGLEWLVSLYNNNLNGILADEMGLGKTIQTIALLTYLIETKKNNGPYLIIVPLSTISNWALEFEKWAPTVQVVTYKGSPQVRRIVQSQMRATKLNVLLTTYEYIIKDKXVLSKLRWKYMIIDEGHRMKNHHCKLTQTLNTFYNAPHRLLLTGTPLQNKLPELWALLNFLLPSIFKSCSTFEQWFNAPFATTGEKVELNEEETILIIRRLHKVLRPFLLRRLKREVEAQLPDKVEYIIKCEMSGLQHVLYRSMQTRGVMLCAEDKKGQKSNTKALMNTIMQLRKLCNHPFMFQHIEEAYCNHTGFAGGIVQGPDLYRASGKFELLDRILPKLKTSDHRVLLFCQMTQLMTIMEDYLMYKGFKYLRLDGMTKSEDRGELLRLFNTSREYFLFLLSTRAGGLGLNLQSADTVIIFDSDWNPHQDLQAQDRAHRIGQKNEVRVLRLMTVNTVEERILAAARYKLNMDEKVIQAGMFDQKSTGSDRRQFLQAILSNDNEDDEEEDEAPDDETINQMIARGEDEFEIFQKIDDERKKESTRPRLMAEDELPEWMLREEDSEEIEEEEPEELGDRRARSKKEVDYTDSLTEKEWLRAIGAMEEEEEEVTSNKNKRGSKGKRKRQDEMDNDDDPKPKKRGRPAREKPGPKNKRLIRQLKRLMDIVIKYEDSDGRVLSEPFMKLPSRRELPDYYGIIKRPMDICKILSKIEEGRYEDLNELETDFMLLCRNAQEYNEEASIIYEDSIVMQSVFVNARERIETEADNLPEEDEEEDEEEEEEEDSRGKKGKKSKGDKSRGRRKRVKYADDSDDDDEDDDDDDVSKKEPE; encoded by the exons TGGCCCTTCAGGTGGTGGACTGCCTCCACCAAGTGGTGGTGGACCAAATGGTCCGAGTCCAAGTGGTGGTAGCTTTCAGCAGGAGAACCTTAATGCTTTGCAAAAAGCTATCAACACAATGGAGGACAAGGGTTTACAAAATGATCCACGTTATACTGATTTAGTTAACATGAGGGCTAAGTATGGTAATATGAAtatgggtccaccaccaccaggcagtggTTCTACAAGTGGTGGTAGTGTTCCACCAGGCCCTCCAAGTGGACCTGGATATGGCCCTCCTGGTGCTGGGGTCCCTGATGCACAAAGAGCAGGTTTGCTAAATCCTTCACAAATGCATCAGCTTCGGGCCCAAATAATGGCCTATCGTTGCATTGCTCGTAATCAACCAGTTCCAAGCCACGTGTCTGCTCTTGCTCAGGGTCGCCGGGCTGAACAAGACCCTACTCGGCCACCTGGACCTGGTCTTCCTGGACCACAAGGACCCCCAAGTGGACCACCAAGTGGACCACCAACTGGCCCTCCAGCAGGTCCTCCTACTGGCCCTCCAACTGGACCACCAACTGGACCTCCCACTGGACCTCCTGGTGTTCAGGGTCCACCAGGCCCACCAGGACCCCCTGGACCACCCAGTATGCAGTATCCAAGACACCCTG GACCAATGCCAGGGGTGCGGCCACCATACAATGGAACAGGCCCATCacagacaccacccccaccatctggTGTCATGAGCTCCCAACCTGTACCAACTGGACCTGTACCTGGGACCACCCCAAGGCCTCAG GTGCCTCCAGCAGCTGTTGGGACAACCCCTGTGCCTACTGCTGGTGGCAAAACGAGCCGTGTTACTCCTATTACTAAGCCCTCTGGGGTGGATCCCTTGATACTTCTACAGGAGAGAGAAAACAG ATTAGCTGCACGTATTGCTCATCGAATTGAAGAATTGAGTGGCCTTCCAGCGACAATGGCGGAAGATTTAAAAACAAAAGCTCAGATTGAGCTTCGAGCATTACGCTTACTCAATTTCCAACGCCAATTAAGGGCCGAG GTTGTAAGCTGCAATCGAAaagatacaactttagaaaccgcTATTAATATAAAGGCATACAAGAGAACCAAACGGCAAGGTCTGAGAGAAGCTCGTATTACTGAAAAACTAGAAAAGCAACAGAAATTAGAGGCCGAGCGAAAGAAGCGGCAAAAGCACCAAGAATACCTTAATGCAGTGCTACAGCATGGTAGAGAACTGAA GGAGTTCCATCGCCAAAATAATCAGAAGATTAGTAAATTAAATAAGTCTCTCATACTGCACCATATGAATGCTGAGAGAGAGAAGCAAAAGGAACAGGAGCGCATAGAGAAGGAACGGTTGAGGCGCCTCATGCTGGAGGATGAGGAAGGCTATCGTAAATTGATTGATGAAAAGAAAGATAAACGTTTAGCGTACCTTCTCACTCAGACTGACGAGTTTATTGCCAACCTGACAGAGATGGTCAAAGCTCATAAAGAGGATCAGCGACTGAAACATcgagaagagaggaagaaagcT CGTGAGGAACGTCGTCGTGCCCGGGAGGCCATTGCTGATAATGGTGAAGAGGGCGACAATCAGAAGCGGCATATTCCTGTTATGGAATCGGCGACCGGAGCCATTGTTTGTGGCTTACAGGCTCCTCTGGAGGAAAATCTTGAAGCATTTTTGACTGCCAATCCTGGCTGGGAAATTCTACCCGAGGAAGATACAGAGTCGTCTGATGAAGATGAATCAAAAGTAGAAAAGGAAAAAGTGAAAGAGCCTGAgt ATGAAGATGGCAATCCCAGGGAGGTGGTGTTCAAGAAGGCCAAGGTGGAGGATGATGAGTACAAAGATGCATCGGGAGAGAAGAACTATTACTCCATAGCTCACACCATTAAGGAAACTGTAACAGAGCAAGCCAAAATGATGGTCAATGGACTTCTCAAAGAATATCAAGTGAAG GGTCTTGAGTGGCTTGTGTCCTTGTATAACAATAATCTTAATGGTATCCTGGCTGATGAGATGGGCCTGGGAAAAACTATCCAGACTATTGCACTTCTCACATACTTAATTGAGACCAAGAAGAATAATGGACCATATCTCATCATTGTACCCCTCTCCACCATATCTAATTGGGCTCTTGAGTTTGAAAAATGGGCTCCAACTGTTCAG GTTGTGACTTACAAAGGGTCACCTCAGGTTCGGCGGATTGTTCAAAGTCAGATGAGAGCCACGAAGCTCAATGTTTTGCTCACCACATATGAATATATTATAAAGGATA CAGTGTTATCCAAGTTGCGATGGAAATACATGATAATCGACGAGGGTCACCGCATGAAGAACCACCATTGCAAACTTACACAG ACACTGAACACGTTCTACAATGCACCACATCGCTTATTGCTGACGGGAACACCACTTCAGAACAAGCTGCCGGAGCTATGGGCTCTTCTTAACTTCCTTCTTCCATCCATCTTTAAATCTTGCTCTACATTTGAGCAGTGGTTCAATGCTCCCTTTGCAACTACTGGTGAAAAG GTTGAATTAAATGAAGAAGAAACTATCTTGATCATTCGGCGTCTGCATAAAGTTCTTAGGCCATTTTTACTACGTCGACTCAAGAGAGAAGTTGAGGCCCAATTACCAGACAAG gTGGAATACATCATCAAGTGTGAAATGTCGGGTCTACAACATGTTTTATACCGCTCCATGCAGACAAGGGGAGTCATGTTGTGTGCTGAAGATAagaaaggtcagaagagtaatacCAAGGCTCTCATGAACACCATTATGCAGCTTCGTAAACTTTGTAACCATCCCTTCATGTTCCAACACATTGAGGAAGCCTATTGCAATCATACTGGATTTGCAGGTGGCATTGTTCAGGG ACCAGATCTATACCGTGCATCTGGCAAATTTGAGCTTCTAGACCGGATCTTGCCTAAACTGAAGACCAGTGATCACCGAGTGCTGCTCTTCTGCCAGATGACACAGCTTATGACTATTATGGAGgattacctcatgtataaaggctTCAAATACTTGAGACTTGATG GTATGACTAAATCAGAAGACCGTGGTGAGCTTTTACGTCTATTCAATACATCTAGAGAATATTTCTTGTTCCTGTTGTCGACCCGTGCAGGTGGTTTAGGACTGAACCTCCAGTCTGCCGACACAGTTATCATTTTCGATTCAGATTGGAATCCACACCAGGATCTTCAGGCCCAAGATCGTGCCCATCGTATTGGCCAGAAAAATGAG GTGAGAGTGTTGCGTCTGATGACTGTGAACACCGTTGAAGAACGTATCTTGGCGGCTGCTCGGTATAAACTCAACATGGATGAGAAGGTTATTCAAGCGGGTATGTTTGATCAGAAGTCTACTGGATCTGATCGACGACAGTTCCTTCAGGCTATTCTTTCCAATGACAATGAAGATGATGAA GAAGAGGATGAAGCCCCAGACGATGAAACTATTAATCAGATGATTGCTCGTGGAGAAGATGAATTTGAAATCTTTCAGAAAATTGATGACGAAAGAAAGAAGGAATCAACTAGGCCACGTCTTATGGCCGAGGATGAATTACCCGAGTGGATGTTGAGGGAGGAAGATTCA GAAGAGATAGAAGAAGAGGAACCCGAGGAGTTGGGAGATCGTCGGGCTCGTTCTAAGAAGGAAGTAGACTACACGGATAGTTTGACAGAAAAAGAATGGCTTCGTGCTATTGGG GctatggaagaggaggaggaagaggtcacTAGCAATAAGAATAAGAGGGGCTCTAAAGGAAAGAGAAAACGACAAGATGAGATGGATAATGATGACGACCCTAAGCCAAAAAAACGTGGACGTCCTGCTAGGGAAAAACCAGGACCGAAAAATAAAAGGCTAATTCGTCAACTGAAACGTCTCATGGATATAGTTATAAAATACGAAGACAG tgATGGACGAGTACTGAGTGAACCCTTCATGAAGTTACCATCTCGCCGTGAGCTGCCCGATTACTATGGAATAATTAAGAGACCAATGGATATATGCAAGATCTTATCTAAAATTGAAGAAGGAAGA TATGAAGACCTGAACGAACTGGAGACTGACTTTATGCTCCTGTGTCGCAATGCCCAAGAGTACAATGAAGAGGCTTCTATCATCTATGAGGATTCCATTGTAATGCAGAGTGTCTTTGTTAATGCTCGCGAGCGTATAGAAACAGAGGCTGATAATCTCCCCGAGGAAG ATGAGGAagaggatgaagaggaggaggaagaggaagacagTAGAGGAAAGAAGGGGAAGAAAAGTAAGGGAGATAAAAGCAGAGGGAGAAGGAAAAGAGTAAAATATGCCGATGAttccgatgatgatgatgaggatgatgatgatgacgatgtGAGTAAGAAAGAACCCGAGTGA